Proteins encoded within one genomic window of Gracilimonas sp.:
- a CDS encoding glycosyl hydrolase, translated as MGIYSPTNAQETISNYPVDETLYETLTYRNIGPFRGGRSTTVTGIPGDIYTYYMGTTGGGVWKTTDGGTTWHVISDGYFNTTGIGDVTVAPSDNNIIYVGTGEGPVRGVKTSHGDGVYKSTDAGETWTHIGLEATRHISRVFIHPKNPDVVYVAAQGNPWGPNEERGIYLTKDGGENWEKILYVNENSGIADLSVDPSNPDIMMATSWDFNRKPWYVQSGGPGSKVWKTTDAGKTWKEITKGLPELKGKMGISISPANPKIVYMAIEALGKEGGVYRSDDGGESFVQTSNDPTTYARAWYYMHIVADPSDEDELWVLNSFAMKSIDGGKTFSGSMFTHVDHHDMWINPENSDNMINANDGGGAVTYNGGETWSSIRNQPTGQFYRAITDNQYPYRVYSGQQDNSSIVIDSRTSDGGIGEMHWNIIRAGESSTVGFDADNPRFIYSTYFASNFIEWDSEIDNVRMVRPYPERVSGEQPKNLKYRANWNGPVLVSPHNPSVIYYGSQYVMKSSDRGVTWDVISKDLTRNNKDHQGKGGGPISNEQITAESYNNLFNIEESPIKEGVIWVGSDDGLVHVSKNAGETWTNVTPKGLPEAIINVVEPSPHDPASAYIAVAGYKMNDFTPYIYKTNNYGSSWEKIVTGIPGNTFARSVREDPDRKGLLYAGTETGVFVSFNDGENWQPLQNNLPEVPITDLRVKRKDLVVATQGRALWILDDLTPLHQISDEVANADYYLYKPRDFNTGVSISYSVDVAPGENAPSDLQITYVLNKEVGKDVPMSLEIIDSTGKVVHSEASNEPPTQCDSMKRPQLERSSGAHIYSWNMRVGMFDCIKEVTTTSRNLSAYDAAPGKYKVKLSIGDFSQTQDFELKIHPNILKSIPNAASSFDERDKLSASLFVAATEMAKGVRDLRQVQRQIDFALDVSENKEVKDKGAALNQTIEDWIAEILQKEMRTGQHNYQFEARLLLKYKDFLNQMSKNIPVTAGSRDVTRDYLKEWSDLKMKLNSIKNQSVKNYSSLLVSNGLPEIYWPE; from the coding sequence TTGGGAATATATTCGCCCACAAATGCACAGGAAACAATATCGAATTATCCTGTTGATGAAACACTCTATGAAACTTTAACATATCGAAATATTGGCCCTTTTCGTGGAGGCCGATCAACTACGGTTACTGGTATTCCGGGAGACATCTATACCTATTACATGGGTACAACCGGAGGTGGTGTTTGGAAAACAACTGACGGTGGTACAACATGGCATGTTATCTCTGATGGTTATTTTAATACCACAGGAATAGGTGACGTTACAGTAGCCCCTTCAGATAATAACATCATATACGTTGGAACAGGTGAAGGTCCCGTTCGCGGGGTTAAAACATCTCATGGTGATGGTGTATATAAATCAACCGATGCTGGTGAGACATGGACACATATTGGGCTGGAAGCTACTCGCCATATTAGTAGAGTTTTTATCCACCCAAAAAATCCCGATGTAGTATACGTAGCTGCACAAGGTAACCCCTGGGGACCAAATGAAGAACGAGGTATTTACTTAACCAAAGATGGTGGTGAAAACTGGGAGAAGATTCTATATGTGAATGAAAACTCAGGTATTGCTGATTTAAGTGTAGATCCATCCAATCCTGACATTATGATGGCTACTTCCTGGGATTTTAATCGAAAGCCATGGTATGTTCAAAGCGGCGGGCCGGGAAGTAAAGTTTGGAAAACAACTGATGCCGGTAAAACCTGGAAAGAAATAACCAAAGGGCTCCCGGAACTGAAAGGGAAAATGGGGATTTCTATATCACCTGCAAACCCAAAGATAGTTTATATGGCTATTGAAGCATTGGGCAAAGAAGGAGGAGTTTATCGCTCAGATGACGGTGGTGAAAGCTTTGTGCAGACATCAAATGACCCAACAACTTATGCTCGGGCTTGGTACTACATGCATATTGTGGCAGATCCATCTGATGAAGACGAACTATGGGTTTTAAACAGCTTCGCAATGAAGTCAATCGATGGCGGTAAAACATTTTCCGGAAGTATGTTTACTCATGTTGATCATCACGATATGTGGATCAACCCGGAAAATAGTGACAATATGATCAATGCCAATGATGGTGGTGGTGCAGTCACTTACAACGGTGGAGAAACATGGTCATCAATTAGGAACCAGCCTACCGGACAGTTTTACCGTGCAATAACTGATAATCAATATCCATACCGTGTTTATTCCGGACAGCAAGATAATAGCTCTATCGTAATTGATAGCAGAACATCTGATGGTGGAATTGGTGAGATGCATTGGAATATTATCCGTGCCGGTGAATCCTCCACTGTTGGATTTGACGCTGACAACCCTCGATTTATTTATTCTACCTATTTTGCCAGCAACTTCATTGAGTGGGATAGCGAAATTGATAATGTTAGAATGGTTAGACCCTACCCAGAACGAGTTAGTGGCGAACAACCTAAGAATTTAAAATATAGAGCCAATTGGAATGGACCCGTACTCGTTTCTCCACACAACCCCTCTGTAATCTATTATGGTTCTCAGTATGTGATGAAATCATCTGATAGGGGAGTAACCTGGGATGTAATAAGTAAAGATCTCACTAGAAATAATAAAGATCATCAAGGTAAAGGCGGAGGCCCAATTTCTAACGAACAAATTACTGCCGAAAGTTATAACAACCTTTTCAACATCGAAGAATCTCCAATTAAGGAAGGTGTTATTTGGGTAGGCTCTGATGACGGTTTAGTACATGTTTCTAAAAATGCAGGCGAAACATGGACGAATGTAACCCCGAAGGGTTTACCGGAAGCTATTATTAATGTTGTTGAGCCATCTCCTCATGACCCCGCTAGCGCTTACATCGCTGTGGCTGGATATAAAATGAATGATTTTACTCCTTATATATATAAAACCAATAACTATGGATCATCATGGGAAAAGATAGTAACTGGTATTCCGGGTAATACATTTGCTCGCTCAGTAAGAGAAGACCCTGACAGAAAAGGATTACTTTATGCGGGTACAGAAACCGGAGTTTTTGTTTCTTTTAACGATGGGGAAAACTGGCAACCTCTTCAGAATAACCTTCCGGAAGTGCCCATTACCGATCTTAGGGTTAAACGAAAAGATTTAGTGGTAGCCACTCAGGGACGTGCATTATGGATTTTAGATGATCTGACTCCATTACATCAGATTTCTGATGAGGTAGCAAATGCAGATTACTATCTATATAAGCCCCGTGACTTCAACACTGGGGTTTCCATTTCATATAGCGTAGATGTAGCTCCTGGCGAGAATGCTCCCTCTGACTTACAAATTACATATGTGCTTAATAAAGAAGTTGGTAAAGATGTTCCGATGTCATTGGAAATAATAGATAGTACAGGAAAAGTTGTTCATTCCGAAGCTTCTAATGAGCCTCCAACACAATGTGATTCTATGAAAAGACCACAACTAGAAAGAAGTTCAGGCGCTCATATTTACAGTTGGAATATGCGAGTTGGCATGTTCGATTGTATTAAAGAAGTTACAACTACCAGCCGTAATTTGAGCGCATATGATGCCGCACCCGGCAAGTATAAGGTGAAATTGAGTATCGGTGATTTCAGCCAAACTCAAGATTTTGAACTTAAAATTCACCCAAATATTCTCAAAAGTATTCCAAACGCTGCCTCTTCATTCGATGAACGCGATAAACTTTCTGCTTCTTTATTTGTGGCTGCAACCGAAATGGCTAAAGGTGTTCGCGACCTTCGTCAAGTACAACGCCAAATTGATTTTGCTTTAGATGTTTCAGAAAACAAAGAAGTAAAGGATAAGGGCGCTGCTTTAAACCAAACTATTGAAGATTGGATTGCAGAAATCTTACAAAAAGAGATGCGTACAGGGCAACACAATTACCAATTTGAAGCAAGACTACTACTTAAATACAAGGATTTCTTAAACCAAATGAGTAAAAATATTCCTGTTACAGCTGGCTCAAGGGATGTTACCAGAGATTACTTAAAAGAGTGGTCTGATCTAAAAATGAAACTTAATTCTATAAAAAATCAATCGGTGAAGAATTATAGTAGTTTATTAGTAAGCAATGGTTTGCCTGAAATCTATTGGCCTGAATAA
- a CDS encoding helix-turn-helix domain-containing protein — protein MEKMTLHIKNMVCDRCEMVIETALTALGLEVNHVQLGKAEVTRKGEKPTMHEIEKELERFNFGLIKDDESVLVERVKTTLIEWVDSGSLETEEVSLSDYLAKKLTKSYTSISRVFSRKEEITIEKYFIRLKIEKAKELVEYGNLSFSEIAYKLGYKNLQHLSRQFKEITGMSMSEYQKLQNPERKSLDKIS, from the coding sequence ATGGAAAAAATGACACTGCATATTAAAAACATGGTTTGTGACCGCTGTGAGATGGTTATTGAAACTGCGCTTACGGCGCTTGGGCTGGAAGTCAATCACGTGCAATTGGGGAAAGCGGAAGTCACCCGAAAAGGGGAAAAGCCGACCATGCATGAAATCGAAAAAGAACTGGAACGGTTCAATTTTGGGTTGATTAAAGATGATGAGTCAGTTTTGGTCGAACGGGTGAAAACTACGTTGATTGAGTGGGTAGATTCGGGCAGCCTGGAAACGGAGGAGGTCTCGCTTTCGGATTATCTGGCAAAAAAATTGACAAAAAGCTACACGTCCATATCCCGGGTGTTTTCGAGAAAGGAAGAAATCACCATCGAAAAATATTTCATCCGGCTTAAAATTGAAAAAGCTAAAGAATTAGTAGAATATGGGAATCTCAGCTTTAGCGAAATTGCTTATAAACTTGGATATAAAAATCTGCAACATCTTTCCCGGCAGTTTAAGGAAATAACGGGGATGAGTATGAGTGAATATCAAAAGCTGCAAAATCCCGAGCGCAAATCCCTTGATAAGATTTCATAA